One region of Anaeromyxobacter paludicola genomic DNA includes:
- a CDS encoding FtsX-like permease family protein — translation MSGRMAALRILLQIAFRDLFASRAKTLIVGGIILFGAVLVVVGSSLVDTVDAGMRASIQGSLAGHVQVYDARSKDPLALYGSMMGDPELTPFEDFARVKSAISAVPGVKQVVPMGLGTAMVSPGNLFDQAVAKLRADVRARLAGQGGPELEARTEAHAAHLRRMATLLRDDLRQATEIIEIGGKEAAERARNAEDLARATSPEFWDEELPRDPLAALEFLENRIAPLALEGTLIYIRYVGTDLEQFRRAFDRLEIVEGSLPPPGQRGLLIGKLYAEDYLKLRAARRLDQLQEAITLHHRKIAGDEELTRWVKEAGGQTREILMQLDPMQAAEAARRLRTALGSGEQDLGKLLGQLLAVDDRNFAERYRIFYGELAPMLQLYPFKVGDAVTVQGAARSGYTKSVNLKVWGLVQFKGLEKSGFAGVMSVMDIDSFRELFGWLTPEARAEIRGLKAAAGVKDLSREEAEASLFGSAPAAPPVVTGPVAAAPPGPAAPEQPHPLSREAGEGQGGGAATSPSDPDQGVALNAAVILDDPRHIPQAMRDIVAAGDRAGLHLKAVTWQEAAGMVGQFVTLARLVLYVAVLIIFAVALVIINNAMVMATLQRVTEIGTLRAIGAQRRFVWAMVLVESVSVGVAFGLVGSAIGAGVVWLIRAAGGIPATSDRMYFFFSGPSLLPRLGAGSLAVSLTIVLLVSVVSGLYPALIATRVTPLEAMQSGED, via the coding sequence GTGAGCGGCCGGATGGCGGCGCTGCGGATCCTCCTGCAGATCGCCTTCCGCGACCTCTTCGCGAGCCGCGCCAAGACCCTCATCGTCGGCGGCATCATCCTGTTCGGCGCGGTGCTGGTGGTGGTGGGGAGCTCGCTCGTGGACACGGTGGACGCGGGCATGCGCGCCTCGATCCAGGGGAGCCTCGCCGGCCACGTGCAGGTCTACGACGCCCGCTCGAAGGACCCGCTCGCGCTCTACGGCAGCATGATGGGCGACCCGGAGCTGACGCCGTTCGAGGACTTCGCCCGGGTGAAGTCGGCGATCTCGGCCGTCCCCGGCGTGAAGCAGGTGGTGCCGATGGGGCTCGGCACCGCGATGGTGTCGCCCGGGAACCTCTTCGACCAGGCGGTGGCGAAGCTCCGCGCCGACGTCCGGGCGCGGCTCGCCGGGCAGGGCGGTCCGGAGCTCGAGGCCCGCACCGAAGCGCACGCGGCCCACCTGCGCCGGATGGCCACGCTCCTGCGCGACGACCTCCGGCAGGCGACCGAGATCATCGAGATCGGCGGGAAGGAGGCGGCCGAGCGGGCGCGCAACGCCGAGGACCTCGCCCGCGCCACCTCCCCGGAGTTCTGGGACGAGGAGCTCCCGCGCGATCCGCTCGCCGCGCTCGAGTTCCTGGAGAACCGGATCGCGCCGCTCGCGCTCGAGGGGACGCTCATCTACATCCGCTACGTCGGCACCGACCTCGAGCAGTTCCGGCGCGCCTTCGACCGGCTCGAGATCGTGGAGGGCAGCCTGCCGCCGCCCGGCCAGCGCGGGCTCCTCATCGGGAAGCTCTACGCCGAGGACTACCTCAAGCTCCGTGCGGCGCGGCGGCTCGATCAGCTCCAGGAGGCGATCACGCTGCACCACCGGAAGATCGCCGGCGACGAGGAGCTCACCCGGTGGGTCAAGGAGGCGGGCGGGCAGACGCGCGAGATCCTGATGCAGCTCGACCCCATGCAGGCGGCCGAGGCGGCGCGGCGGCTCCGGACGGCGCTCGGCTCGGGCGAGCAGGACCTCGGGAAGCTCCTCGGGCAGCTCCTCGCCGTGGACGACCGGAACTTCGCCGAGCGCTACCGGATCTTCTACGGCGAGCTCGCGCCGATGCTGCAGCTCTACCCGTTCAAGGTGGGCGACGCGGTCACGGTCCAGGGCGCGGCGCGCTCCGGCTACACCAAGTCGGTGAACCTGAAGGTGTGGGGGCTCGTGCAGTTCAAGGGGCTCGAGAAGTCGGGGTTCGCCGGCGTGATGAGCGTGATGGACATCGACTCCTTCCGCGAGCTCTTCGGGTGGCTGACGCCGGAGGCCCGCGCCGAGATCCGCGGGCTCAAGGCGGCGGCGGGGGTGAAGGACCTCTCGCGCGAGGAGGCCGAGGCGTCGCTGTTCGGCTCCGCGCCGGCGGCGCCGCCGGTGGTGACGGGGCCGGTCGCGGCGGCGCCGCCGGGGCCGGCGGCACCGGAGCAGCCTCATCCCCTCTCCCGCGAAGCGGGGGAGGGCCAGGGAGGGGGCGCTGCCACGTCCCCGAGCGACCCGGACCAGGGCGTCGCCCTCAACGCCGCCGTCATCCTCGACGACCCGCGCCACATCCCCCAGGCCATGCGCGACATCGTCGCCGCCGGCGACCGGGCGGGGCTCCACCTCAAGGCGGTCACCTGGCAGGAGGCGGCCGGGATGGTGGGGCAGTTCGTCACCCTGGCGCGCCTCGTCCTCTACGTGGCCGTCCTCATCATCTTCGCGGTCGCCCTGGTCATCATCAACAACGCCATGGTGATGGCGACCCTGCAGCGGGTCACCGAGATCGGCACCCTGCGCGCCATCGGCGCCCAGCGCCGCTTCGTCTGGGCGATGGTCCTCGTCGAGTCGGTCTCGGTCGGCGTCGCCTTCGGGCTCGTCGGGAGCGCCATCGGCGCCGGCGTGGTCTGGCTCATCCGCGCCGCCGGCGGGATCCCGGCCACGAGCGACCGGATGTACTTCTTCTTCTCCGGGCCGAGCCTGCTGCCCCGGCTCGGCGCCGGCTCGCTCGCGGTCTCGCTCACCATCGTGCTCCTCGTGAGCGTGGTCTCGGGGCTCTACCCGGCCCTCATCGCCACCCGGGTCACGCCGCTCGAGGCGATGCAGTCGGGGGAGGACTAG
- a CDS encoding ABC transporter ATP-binding protein translates to MGESIVSVRNVSKVYQLGKTEVRALQDVSLEVAEGEFLSIAGPSGSGKTTLLNLIGCVDTPSSGTVALAGLDTGTLSERRLTDLRLHRIGFIFQSFNLVPVLSVEQNVEFPLLLQGGLAARERRARVGELLERVGLASHARHRPSELSGGQRQRVAVARALVTRPALVLADEPTANLDSATGGAVVDLMKEMNRRGGTTFIFSTHDARVMSHASAVVRIADGRIVAAREAPPREAAGGGAP, encoded by the coding sequence ATGGGCGAGAGCATCGTCTCGGTCCGGAACGTGAGCAAGGTCTACCAGCTCGGCAAGACCGAGGTGCGGGCCCTGCAGGACGTCTCGCTCGAGGTGGCCGAGGGCGAGTTCCTCTCCATCGCCGGGCCGTCCGGCTCGGGCAAGACCACGCTCCTCAACCTCATCGGCTGCGTGGACACGCCCTCGTCCGGCACCGTCGCGCTCGCCGGCCTGGACACCGGCACGCTCTCGGAGCGGAGGCTCACCGACCTGCGGCTGCACCGGATCGGCTTCATCTTCCAGAGCTTCAACCTCGTCCCGGTGCTGTCGGTGGAGCAGAACGTGGAGTTCCCGCTGCTGCTCCAGGGCGGGCTCGCCGCCCGCGAGCGGCGGGCGCGGGTGGGGGAGCTGCTCGAGCGCGTCGGGCTCGCGAGCCACGCCCGCCACCGGCCGAGCGAGCTCTCCGGCGGGCAGCGGCAGCGCGTCGCGGTGGCCCGCGCCCTCGTCACCCGGCCGGCGCTGGTGCTCGCCGACGAGCCGACCGCCAACCTCGACTCCGCCACCGGCGGCGCGGTGGTGGACCTCATGAAGGAGATGAACCGGCGGGGCGGCACCACCTTCATCTTCTCCACCCATGACGCGCGGGTGATGAGCCACGCCTCGGCGGTGGTGCGGATCGCCGACGGCCGGATCGTCGCCGCGCGCGAGGCCCCTCCCCGGGAGGCGGCCGGCGGAGGCGCCCCGTGA
- a CDS encoding CPXCG motif-containing cysteine-rich protein has translation MDQEIQCPYCGEWVTIFIDPGGGDVQTYEEDCPVCCRPWVIHAVEEEPGGFAVGIARQDD, from the coding sequence ATGGACCAAGAGATCCAGTGCCCCTACTGCGGGGAGTGGGTGACGATCTTCATCGACCCCGGTGGCGGGGACGTGCAGACTTACGAGGAGGACTGTCCGGTCTGCTGCCGCCCCTGGGTGATCCACGCCGTCGAGGAGGAGCCCGGGGGCTTCGCGGTCGGGATCGCGCGGCAGGACGACTGA
- a CDS encoding Smr/MutS family protein — protein sequence MAKKPFNNPFTRVKLPPPEPPEPPPPAPEPLAPPAREPTEEELWAEATAGAHPVTRGPERVEPSLPHGRAPAFYHPDLEALDELKALVSGAGSFDVADTDEFIEGRVNGLDPQIVRRLRKGEFAVQGHVDLHGLTRAEARAEVEAFLRAARTAGKRCVLVVHGRGLHSDDQVPVLKEALKTWLAQGRFARHVLAFASARPSDGGTGAVYVLLRRAGR from the coding sequence GTGGCGAAAAAGCCCTTCAACAACCCCTTCACCCGGGTGAAGCTCCCGCCGCCGGAGCCGCCGGAGCCGCCGCCCCCGGCGCCCGAGCCGCTCGCCCCGCCGGCGCGGGAGCCCACCGAGGAGGAGCTCTGGGCGGAGGCGACCGCGGGGGCCCACCCGGTGACGCGCGGCCCGGAGCGGGTCGAGCCGTCCCTGCCGCACGGGCGGGCGCCGGCCTTCTACCACCCGGACCTCGAGGCGCTCGACGAGCTCAAGGCGCTGGTGTCGGGCGCGGGCTCGTTCGACGTCGCCGACACCGACGAGTTCATCGAGGGGCGGGTGAACGGGCTCGACCCGCAGATCGTGCGGCGCCTGCGCAAGGGCGAGTTCGCGGTGCAGGGGCACGTGGACCTGCACGGCCTCACCCGGGCCGAGGCGCGGGCGGAGGTGGAGGCCTTCCTGCGCGCCGCGCGGACGGCCGGGAAGCGCTGCGTCCTCGTGGTGCACGGGCGCGGGCTCCACTCCGACGACCAGGTCCCGGTCCTCAAGGAGGCCCTCAAGACCTGGCTCGCGCAGGGCCGCTTCGCCCGCCACGTGCTCGCGTTCGCGAGCGCGCGGCCCTCCGACGGCGGGACGGGGGCGGTGTACGTGCTACTTCGCCGCGCCGGCCGCTGA
- the pyrF gene encoding orotidine-5'-phosphate decarboxylase: protein MTGSDRICAALDFPTWSAAEPFARAVAPGVGMLKVGLELFVAEGPPAVRAAAALGRPVFLDLKLHDIPNTVEGAARSAARSGAALLTVHASGGSDMVAAAVRGAGPEVKVLAVTALTSLDDADLDEIGLAGPAESAVVRLARLAVRAGARGIVCSPQEVHAVRAAVGPGVLLVVPGVRPAGAAKGDQSRIATPSQAVRAGADVLVIGRPLREGNDPAAAARAIAESIQE, encoded by the coding sequence ATGACGGGTAGTGACCGAATCTGCGCCGCCCTGGACTTCCCGACCTGGTCCGCCGCCGAGCCGTTCGCGCGGGCGGTGGCGCCGGGGGTGGGGATGCTCAAGGTGGGGCTCGAGCTCTTCGTGGCGGAGGGGCCGCCGGCGGTCCGGGCCGCCGCGGCGCTCGGGCGCCCCGTGTTCCTCGACCTGAAGCTGCACGACATCCCGAACACGGTGGAGGGCGCGGCCCGCAGCGCGGCCCGGAGCGGCGCCGCGCTGCTCACCGTCCACGCCTCGGGCGGCAGCGACATGGTGGCCGCCGCGGTGCGCGGCGCCGGGCCGGAGGTGAAGGTGCTCGCCGTCACCGCCCTCACCAGCCTCGACGACGCCGACCTCGACGAGATCGGCCTCGCCGGGCCGGCCGAGTCGGCGGTGGTGCGGCTCGCCCGGCTCGCGGTGCGCGCCGGCGCGCGGGGCATCGTCTGCTCGCCGCAGGAGGTCCACGCCGTGCGCGCGGCGGTGGGCCCGGGCGTGCTCCTCGTCGTCCCCGGCGTCCGGCCGGCCGGCGCGGCGAAGGGAGATCAGTCGCGCATCGCCACGCCGTCGCAGGCCGTCCGGGCCGGCGCCGACGTCCTCGTCATCGGGCGCCCGCTGCGGGAGGGGAACGACCCCGCCGCCGCCGCGCGCGCCATCGCGGAGAGCATCCAGGAATGA
- a CDS encoding proline--tRNA ligase — protein MPISRYSQLFIPTLKEAPADAQVASHKLLVRAGFIRQLGAGIYDVLPLAKRTLTRIEAIIREEMAAIGAQEFYLPALHPAEIWKESGRWDVMGDNMFRLKDRKGGDYCLGMTHEEIFTAIARDELRSYRQLPQVWYQLQTKFRDEPRPKSGLLRVRQFTMKDAYSFDVDYAGLDQRYDDEKGAYEKIFSRCGLDFVAVQAHSGAMGGSGSQEFMVKTDAGEDLVAACPRCRYAANTETATSRLPAEQDLPSLPVPEKFATPGVVTIEALQRQPYGVGAKRQLKTLVYMADDQPVVAVVRGDHDLNEAKLQTATGASNVRPAHPEEIPGLMGAHAGSLGAVSFTKCRVFVDLALEGRTGMTTGANEDGFHLRGVDVKRDLLAHGRLADLRTVQAGEGCPKCDGTLDVFKALEVGHIFKLGTKYSDSMKATVLTAEGKEVPIVMGSYGIGVERIMAAAIELHHDEAGIVWPLSIAPFHATVLTLGAEPELAKAAQEVCAALEQAGMDVLYDDRDERAGVKFKDADLLGIPLRIAVGRKGLAQGAVEWKLRSGKDVAMVPVGEVKAKASELLATVK, from the coding sequence ATGCCCATCTCCCGCTACAGCCAGCTCTTCATCCCCACGCTCAAGGAGGCCCCGGCGGACGCCCAGGTCGCCTCCCACAAGCTGCTCGTCCGCGCCGGCTTCATCCGGCAGCTCGGCGCCGGGATCTACGACGTCCTGCCGCTGGCCAAGCGCACGCTCACCCGGATCGAGGCCATCATCCGCGAGGAGATGGCGGCCATCGGCGCGCAGGAGTTCTACCTGCCCGCCCTCCACCCGGCCGAGATCTGGAAGGAGAGCGGCCGCTGGGACGTCATGGGCGACAACATGTTCCGCCTGAAGGACCGCAAGGGCGGCGACTACTGCCTCGGCATGACGCACGAGGAGATCTTCACCGCCATCGCCCGCGACGAGCTGCGCAGCTACCGGCAGCTGCCGCAGGTCTGGTACCAGCTCCAGACCAAGTTCCGCGACGAGCCCCGGCCGAAGTCGGGCCTCCTGCGGGTGCGCCAGTTCACCATGAAGGACGCCTACTCCTTCGACGTCGACTACGCCGGCCTCGACCAGCGCTACGACGACGAGAAGGGGGCCTACGAGAAGATCTTCAGCCGCTGCGGCCTCGACTTCGTGGCGGTGCAGGCCCACTCGGGCGCGATGGGCGGCTCGGGCTCGCAGGAGTTCATGGTCAAGACCGACGCCGGCGAGGACCTCGTCGCCGCCTGCCCGAGGTGCCGCTACGCCGCCAACACCGAGACCGCCACCTCGCGCCTCCCGGCCGAGCAGGACCTGCCCTCGCTGCCGGTCCCGGAGAAGTTCGCCACGCCGGGCGTGGTGACCATCGAGGCCCTGCAGCGCCAGCCCTACGGCGTGGGCGCGAAGCGGCAGCTCAAGACCCTGGTCTACATGGCCGACGACCAGCCGGTGGTGGCGGTGGTCCGCGGCGACCACGACCTCAACGAGGCGAAGCTCCAGACCGCCACCGGCGCGAGCAACGTCCGCCCGGCGCACCCCGAGGAGATCCCGGGGCTCATGGGCGCGCACGCGGGCTCGCTCGGTGCGGTGAGCTTCACGAAGTGCCGCGTCTTCGTGGACCTGGCGCTCGAGGGGCGCACCGGCATGACCACCGGCGCCAACGAGGACGGCTTCCACCTGCGCGGCGTGGACGTGAAGCGCGATCTGCTCGCCCACGGCAGGCTCGCCGACCTGCGCACGGTGCAGGCCGGGGAGGGGTGCCCGAAGTGCGACGGCACGCTCGACGTCTTCAAGGCGCTCGAGGTGGGCCACATCTTCAAGCTCGGCACCAAGTACTCCGACTCGATGAAGGCGACCGTGCTCACCGCCGAGGGCAAGGAGGTCCCCATCGTGATGGGGAGCTACGGCATCGGCGTGGAGCGGATCATGGCCGCCGCCATCGAGCTGCACCACGACGAGGCGGGCATCGTCTGGCCGCTCTCGATCGCGCCGTTCCACGCCACCGTGCTCACGCTCGGCGCCGAGCCGGAGCTGGCGAAGGCGGCGCAGGAGGTCTGCGCCGCGCTCGAGCAGGCGGGGATGGACGTGCTCTACGACGACCGCGACGAGCGCGCCGGCGTGAAGTTCAAGGACGCCGACCTGCTCGGCATCCCGCTGCGGATCGCCGTCGGCAGGAAGGGGCTCGCCCAGGGCGCCGTCGAGTGGAAGCTCCGCTCGGGCAAGGACGTGGCGATGGTGCCGGTGGGCGAGGTGAAGGCCAAGGCCTCGGAGCTGCTGGCGACGGTGAAGTAG
- a CDS encoding cytochrome ubiquinol oxidase subunit I, whose translation MNYPVWQLEMGGGLLIALVAVTHVFVSHFAVGGGLFLVMAERRAYRTQDAGLLDWLRRHARFFALLTLVFGAVSGVGIWFTIGLVHPAATSALIHVFVWGWAIEWVFFFVEIAAAVIYASTWDRLDRRTHLAVGWIYFVAAFMSLVVINGILAFMFTPGAWLDPATRSFWTGFFNPTYFPQLLVRTLAAVAFAGLYVFATAWRAPLAERPKLARYAALWALPATLAGPLAAVLYLQAAPGAKDLVFGTAIPGATHSFRMVIGCAVLYGLLLAAVALLARRRPGIVSLPTGVALLVLGYGSIAGAEFVRESIRKPYVIGNPQAGYLYVNGLTPADTARAQASGLLAEARWVKGKDGAPLAGAERGAEVFRVACRGCHSLAGYRPIRKYVDGKPVAAIATMVGRLDKLRGRMPPFPGAADEAHDLALYLGGLDGELEPQEPAPGGAKVADAKALLQDKCLACHDLDGKGSNPLRPKVKGWSAAVAYEKLGKLSQLNAGMMGMDVTDEAERKTLAGYLATLATEN comes from the coding sequence TTGAACTACCCGGTCTGGCAGCTCGAGATGGGAGGCGGGCTGCTCATCGCGCTCGTCGCCGTCACCCACGTCTTCGTCTCGCACTTCGCCGTGGGCGGCGGGCTCTTCCTGGTGATGGCGGAGCGGCGGGCCTACCGCACCCAGGACGCCGGGCTCCTCGACTGGCTCCGGCGCCACGCCCGGTTCTTCGCCCTCCTCACGCTCGTGTTCGGGGCGGTCTCCGGCGTCGGGATCTGGTTCACCATCGGCCTCGTCCACCCCGCCGCCACCTCGGCGCTCATCCACGTCTTCGTGTGGGGCTGGGCCATCGAGTGGGTCTTCTTCTTCGTCGAGATCGCGGCGGCGGTGATCTACGCCTCGACCTGGGACCGGCTCGACCGGCGCACCCACCTCGCGGTCGGCTGGATCTACTTCGTCGCCGCCTTCATGAGCCTCGTGGTCATCAACGGCATCCTGGCGTTCATGTTCACGCCGGGGGCCTGGCTCGACCCGGCGACGCGCTCCTTCTGGACCGGCTTCTTCAACCCCACCTACTTCCCGCAGCTCCTCGTCCGCACGCTCGCGGCGGTGGCCTTCGCCGGCCTCTACGTCTTCGCCACCGCCTGGCGCGCGCCGCTCGCCGAGCGCCCCAAGCTCGCCCGCTACGCCGCCCTCTGGGCGCTCCCCGCCACCCTCGCCGGCCCGCTCGCGGCGGTGCTCTACCTCCAGGCCGCCCCCGGGGCGAAGGACCTGGTGTTCGGCACGGCGATCCCCGGCGCGACCCACTCGTTCCGGATGGTGATCGGGTGCGCCGTGCTCTACGGCCTCCTGCTCGCCGCGGTGGCGCTCCTCGCGAGGCGCCGGCCCGGGATCGTGTCGCTCCCCACCGGCGTCGCGCTCCTCGTCCTCGGATACGGCTCGATCGCCGGCGCCGAGTTCGTGCGCGAGTCGATCCGCAAGCCCTACGTCATCGGCAACCCGCAGGCCGGCTACCTCTACGTGAACGGCCTCACGCCGGCCGACACCGCCCGCGCGCAAGCGTCCGGGCTCCTCGCCGAGGCCCGCTGGGTGAAGGGCAAGGACGGCGCGCCGCTCGCCGGCGCCGAGCGCGGGGCCGAGGTGTTCCGGGTCGCCTGCCGCGGCTGCCACTCGCTCGCGGGCTACCGGCCCATCCGCAAGTACGTGGACGGCAAGCCGGTCGCCGCCATCGCCACGATGGTCGGCCGGCTCGACAAGCTGCGCGGCCGGATGCCGCCCTTCCCCGGCGCCGCCGACGAGGCCCACGACCTCGCCCTCTACCTCGGCGGCCTGGACGGCGAGCTCGAGCCGCAGGAGCCGGCCCCCGGCGGCGCCAAGGTGGCCGACGCCAAGGCGCTGCTCCAGGACAAGTGCCTCGCCTGCCACGACCTCGACGGCAAGGGCTCGAACCCGCTCCGGCCCAAGGTGAAGGGTTGGAGCGCCGCGGTGGCCTACGAGAAGCTCGGCAAGCTCTCTCAGCTCAACGCCGGGATGATGGGCATGGACGTCACCGACGAGGCCGAGCGCAAGACGCTCGCCGGCTACCTCGCCACCCTGGCCACGGAGAACTAG
- a CDS encoding Shedu immune nuclease family protein → MVPEGAQLVIPQGWIRFAFHPLKSTGHFFRHGLGWFAEQLFVTDLIGGKEKMSASLDDIEAASNQALNASALLKGIDLSKDENAKEAIDVLSAHRDSAEWWHFLSGTFASIVRDAIGAGDAEQAAWATACVERCRSMVIFKEHLEEVVWMGHSAARIIQLLSTWDVNRQNADELFWQATFKEQTYALSQVFAVPLVFIQDNAYVGGMSIDRKNAKLLDYLFSAEFSREAVLVELKTPMTRLLAAEYRTGVHPPSADLAGAVVQALTYRNHLMRELTFVLGDRGPKVTAFAPKCVVVAGTGTAELDTDAKRRSFELFRSNCSKDVEIVTYDELFRKLEVLANLFGLKRRQSPPDPTRQTTP, encoded by the coding sequence ATGGTGCCCGAGGGTGCGCAACTTGTCATTCCACAGGGTTGGATTCGGTTCGCGTTCCACCCGCTCAAGAGCACGGGGCATTTTTTTCGACACGGTCTCGGCTGGTTTGCAGAACAGCTCTTCGTCACCGATTTGATCGGCGGGAAGGAAAAGATGTCCGCTTCTCTCGACGACATCGAGGCTGCCAGTAACCAGGCGCTAAACGCTTCCGCACTTCTGAAGGGCATCGACCTCTCGAAGGACGAGAATGCGAAAGAGGCCATCGATGTTCTGTCCGCTCACCGCGACTCAGCAGAGTGGTGGCACTTTCTTTCTGGAACCTTCGCGTCGATAGTCCGTGACGCCATCGGAGCGGGAGACGCGGAGCAGGCAGCCTGGGCGACGGCGTGTGTAGAGAGGTGCCGGTCGATGGTGATTTTCAAAGAGCACCTCGAGGAAGTGGTCTGGATGGGGCATTCCGCCGCCCGCATCATCCAGCTGCTGAGCACGTGGGATGTGAATCGTCAGAACGCAGACGAGTTGTTCTGGCAAGCAACGTTCAAGGAGCAGACCTACGCACTATCGCAGGTGTTCGCGGTCCCGCTGGTGTTCATCCAAGACAACGCATACGTGGGCGGGATGAGCATTGATCGCAAGAACGCGAAGTTGCTCGATTACCTGTTCTCGGCAGAGTTCTCCCGGGAGGCGGTGCTTGTCGAACTCAAGACGCCGATGACGAGGCTTCTCGCAGCCGAGTACCGCACCGGCGTCCATCCGCCTTCCGCCGATCTCGCAGGAGCGGTAGTCCAGGCGCTGACGTATCGAAACCACCTCATGCGCGAGCTGACGTTTGTTCTCGGAGATCGCGGCCCCAAGGTAACCGCCTTCGCACCGAAGTGCGTCGTGGTGGCCGGCACCGGAACAGCAGAGTTGGACACGGACGCGAAGCGCCGATCTTTCGAGTTGTTCCGATCGAATTGCAGCAAGGACGTGGAAATCGTCACGTACGACGAGTTGTTCAGGAAACTTGAGGTGCTGGCGAACCTGTTCGGCCTGAAAAGAAGGCAGAGTCCGCCAGACCCGACTCGGCAAACGACACCGTAG
- the urtE gene encoding urea ABC transporter ATP-binding subunit UrtE translates to MLAVENLNQYYGGSHILRGVSFEAAPGQVTVLLGRNGVGKTTLLRSLMGLVPVASGRVAFEGKDLTRAPSHGRVRAGIGYVPQGREIFPRLTVQENLEMGLASLPRGARVPERVFELFPVLRTMLGRRGGDLSGGQQQQLAIGRALAMRPRLLVLDEPTEGIQPSIIKDIERVIRALAAEGSMAILLVEQYYEFARGLADRYLVMQRGEIVKRGSGEGMEADGVRGLLAL, encoded by the coding sequence ATGCTCGCGGTCGAGAACCTGAACCAGTACTACGGCGGCAGCCACATCCTGCGCGGCGTCTCCTTCGAGGCGGCGCCGGGGCAGGTGACGGTGCTGCTCGGCCGCAACGGCGTGGGCAAGACCACGCTCCTGCGCTCGCTCATGGGGCTCGTCCCGGTCGCCTCGGGCCGCGTCGCCTTCGAGGGCAAGGACCTCACCCGCGCCCCCTCGCACGGCCGGGTGCGCGCGGGGATCGGCTACGTGCCGCAGGGCCGGGAGATCTTCCCGCGGCTCACGGTGCAGGAGAACCTCGAGATGGGGCTGGCCTCGCTGCCGCGGGGCGCGCGGGTGCCGGAGCGGGTGTTCGAGCTCTTCCCGGTGCTCCGGACGATGCTGGGGCGCCGCGGCGGCGACCTCTCGGGTGGGCAGCAGCAGCAGCTCGCCATCGGCCGAGCGCTGGCGATGCGCCCCCGGCTCCTCGTGCTCGACGAGCCGACGGAGGGGATCCAGCCCTCCATCATCAAGGACATCGAGCGCGTCATCCGCGCCCTCGCGGCCGAGGGCAGCATGGCCATCCTGCTGGTGGAGCAGTACTACGAGTTCGCCCGGGGCCTCGCGGACCGGTACCTCGTGATGCAGCGGGGGGAGATCGTGAAGCGGGGGAGCGGGGAGGGGATGGAGGCGGACGGGGTCAGGGGGCTGCTGGCGCTGTGA
- the urtD gene encoding urea ABC transporter ATP-binding protein UrtD: MDLRTDPQRPPLPPGFAPSASVHPVLPGVLDASHRVILYLEGITVTFDGFRALNALTLYIDAGELRCVIGPNGAGKTTLMDVITGKTRPDTGTAFFGQSLDLTRMSEPEIADAGIGRKFQKPTVFERHTVLENLELAMKADKRVRGTLRARLDGEARDRIAETLAVVRLGQVAHRPAGTLSHGQKQWLEIGMLLMQQPKLLLLDEPVAGMTDEERERTAELIVALSSERSLMVVEHDMDFVARLGGKVTVLHEGAVLAEGPLEQVQQDPRVIEVYLGR; this comes from the coding sequence ATGGACCTGCGAACGGACCCGCAGCGCCCGCCGCTCCCCCCCGGCTTCGCGCCCTCCGCCTCGGTGCACCCGGTGCTCCCGGGCGTGCTCGACGCCTCGCACCGGGTGATCCTCTACCTCGAGGGCATCACCGTCACGTTCGACGGCTTCCGGGCGCTGAACGCGCTCACGCTCTACATCGACGCCGGCGAGCTCCGCTGCGTCATCGGCCCGAACGGCGCCGGAAAGACCACGCTCATGGACGTGATCACCGGGAAGACGCGCCCGGACACCGGCACCGCGTTCTTCGGCCAGAGCCTGGACCTCACCCGGATGTCGGAGCCGGAGATCGCCGACGCCGGCATCGGCCGCAAGTTCCAGAAGCCGACGGTGTTCGAGCGCCACACGGTGCTCGAGAACCTCGAGCTGGCCATGAAGGCCGACAAGCGGGTGCGCGGGACGCTGCGCGCCCGGCTCGACGGCGAGGCGCGCGACCGGATCGCGGAGACGCTCGCGGTGGTGCGGCTCGGGCAGGTGGCGCACCGGCCGGCGGGGACGCTCTCGCACGGCCAGAAGCAGTGGCTCGAGATCGGGATGCTCCTCATGCAGCAGCCGAAGCTCCTGCTCCTCGACGAGCCGGTGGCCGGCATGACCGACGAGGAGCGCGAGCGGACGGCGGAGCTCATCGTGGCGCTCTCCTCGGAGCGGTCGCTCATGGTGGTGGAGCACGACATGGACTTCGTCGCCCGCCTGGGCGGCAAGGTGACGGTGCTGCACGAGGGCGCGGTCCTGGCGGAGGGGCCGCTCGAGCAGGTGCAGCAGGATCCGCGCGTGATCGAGGTCTACCTGGGACGGTGA